The following are from one region of the Ischnura elegans chromosome X, ioIscEleg1.1, whole genome shotgun sequence genome:
- the LOC124171227 gene encoding uncharacterized protein LOC124171227 has translation MNLKRPNMKAFAIVLAIVLVLWVLEERLIRREQAKRPYFNLKPSLTVNLKGPAVLDEAGAAKDKGNHTHSSSSTTANPIATTGKNTTSNDRSFLRAMEFIDKISSKGDGEGMSKEHFVQSSPSPRFRFTRELRGVDVATEGKVYSQLERENEITTDDGELKELETKVQGEMPVIIEFKRDLRGLDTYNEIGVGSQSGEVDKKILRLNKDKGQTIVEQMERTTEEGVSVVVNVSAAAATSSAPTTDPMHTRDAPVTTTERTKASL, from the exons ATGAATCTGAAGCGGCCAAATATGAAGGCATTCGCGATTGTTTTGGCCATAGTGCTGGTTTTGTGGGTGCTGGAGGAGCGGCTGATACGGAGGGAGCAGGCAAAGCGGCCCTACTTCAACCTCAAGCCGTCGCTGACCGTGAACCTCAAGGGTCCGGCGGTGCTGGATGAGGCAGGGGCGGCAAAGGACAAGGGGAACCACACCCACTCCAGTTCCTCCACGACTGCCAATCCGATCGCCACCACCGGGAAGAATACCACCTCGAATGACCGCTCTTTTTTGCGCGCCATGGAGTTCATTGATAAAATATCTTCCAAGGGTGACGGCGAGGGAATGAGCAAGGAGCACTTCGTCCAGAGCTCTCCTTCGCCAAGGTTTCGGTTTACGCGGGAACTGAGAGGAGTGGACGTTGCAACTGAAg GCAAAGTATATTCACAGcttgaaagagaaaatgaaattacCACGGATGACGGTGAATTGAAAGAATTGGAAACCAAAGTTCAAG GTGAAATGCCCGTAATAATCGAATTTAAACGAGACCTTAGAGGATTGGACACTTACAATGAGA TCGGTGTTGGCTCCCAGTCTGGAGAGGTAGACAAAAAAATCTTGCGTTTGAACAAGGACAAGGGCCAAACAATTGTGGAGCAAATGGAGAGGACAACGGAGGAGGGCGTGAGCGTGGTTGTGAATGTGAGTGCTGCTGCAGCCACATCTTCTGCTCCGACCACTGACCCCATGCACACCCGGGATGCTCCTGTGACCACGACTGAGAGGACCAAGGCAAGCTTATAA